From one Thunnus maccoyii chromosome 6, fThuMac1.1, whole genome shotgun sequence genomic stretch:
- the LOC121899054 gene encoding vomeronasal type-2 receptor 1, whose amino-acid sequence MEISRFLLGLCAFFHFFHTVSAESTCKLKAKFNLSGYKDVEKKKVVIGGMFPVHKRILSSDGNTSRVPVSSGCEGFNFRTFRWTQTMLFAINEINKRDDLLPDTDLGYVIYDSCFTISKAVEGTLTYLTGQDEAVPNYRCGTGAPLAALVGAGGSDLSIATARILGLYHFPQVSYCSSCSALESKFQFPTFLRTIPNDKHQSTAMAQLVLHFGWTWVGTIAADDDYGKYGIKDFKEQVEEAGVCISFSETLPKVNSPESIQRIVETVVASTANIIVVFSSDVDLSPLILELLHHNVTNRTWIASEAWVTSALINQPGVNSVLDGTLGFGVKRADIPGLQRHLLELDPYADPLTEEFWETLFNCTLDYGKALRQAKQKAKELNGTLSRAARGVADGLCTGSESLGKLNNTYSDISQLRITYSVYKAVYAVAHALHNLEHCEPGKGPFSGNSCADITNFEPWQLMYYLKNVRFKVPNTDEEIYFTEGDVEGFYDIINWHFNSNGEISYVTVGHYNGSAVPEDRMTIMNDSIVWNNKVLEPPRSVCSENCQPGTRKGIRQGEPVCCFDCIPCADGEISNTINARECILCSGDYWSNEAHDTCVPKIIEFLAFGEPLGITLIVISAFGALVTIAVGVVFIVNIGTPLVKANDALLSFSLLFSLVVTFLCSIVFLGEPQKWSCMTSQVALALGFALCLSSIMGKAAVLMMRAQALKAARTRAKAAAKAAKAAAEAAANSGSPDVIVTNTNNNNDVTVSANPEVDTLTFAHQRAIAAAATLIQAVACTVWLIILPPYPVKNTSAQNIKIILECDEGSVVFICCIFAYDILLALLAFIFAFIARKLEDHFSEAKSMTFGMLVFFIVWISFVPAYLSTRGKFMVAVQIFAILASSFGLLTCIFLPKCYVLLVKPERNTEEMIRPHTKPRDGTSTGTSASLNTAATEVNATAVIDD is encoded by the exons ATGGAAATCAGTCGCTTTTTGCTGGGATTATgtgcctttttccactttttccaCACTGTTTCAGCAGAGTCTACATGCAAGCTGAAGGCCAAGTTCAACCTGAGCGGTTACAAGGATGTGGAAAAGAAGAAGGTGGTCATTGGGGGGATGTTTCCCGTGCACAAGCGCATCTTGTCCAGTGATGGCAACACTTCAAGGGTGCCTGTGTCCTCGGGGTGTGAAGG GTTTAACTTCCGTACCTTCCGCTGGACTCAGACCATGCTGTTCGCCATCAATGAAATTAACAAGAGGGACGACCTGCTGCCCGACACTGACCTGGGCTACGTCATCTATGACTCCTGTTTTACCATCTCCAAGGCCGTGGAGGGCACCCTCACCTACCTGACAGGCCAAGACGAGGCTGTACCCAACTACCGCTGTGGGACTGGGGCACCTCTGGCTGCTCTAGTGGGTGCCGGGGGCTCCGACCTGTCCATCGCCACTGCCAGGATACTGGGACTCTATCACTTCCCGCAG GTCAGCTACTGTTCATCATGTTCTGCCCTGGAGAGTAAGTTCCAGTTCCCCACCTTCCTGAGGACCATCCCCAATGACAAACATCAGTCTACAGCTATGGCCCAGCTGGTGCTGCACTTCGGCTGGACCTGGGTTGGCACCATAGCTGCTGACGATGATTATGGCAAGTATGGCATCAAAGACTTTAaggagcaggtggaggaggCCGGCGTGTGCATCTCCTTTTCTGAAACACTGCCTAAG GTGAATTCCCCAGAGAGCATCCAGCGTATTGTTGAAACCGTAGTTGCGTCCACGGCCAACATCATCGTGGTCTTCTCATCAGATGTAGACCTTAGTCCTCTCATCCTGGAGTTGCTCCACCACAATGTGACAAACCGCACCTGGATCGCCAGCGAGGCCTGGGTCACCTCCGCCCTCATCAACCAGCCTGGG GTGAACTCAGTGCTGGATGGCACCCTGGGCTTTGGGGTGAAGAGGGCAGACATCCCTGGTCTTCAGCGCCATCTGCTGGAGCTGGACCCCTATGCTGACCCTCTCACTGAGGAATTCTGGGAGACG TTGTTTAACTGCACATTGGACTATGGCAAAGCTCTTCGGCAGGCCAAACAGAAGGCCAAGGAGCTTAACGGGACACTATCCAGGGCGGCGAGGGGGGTTGCTGATGGGCTGTGTACAGGAAGTGAGTCTCTGGGGAAGCTCAACAACACGTACTCTGACATCTCCCAGTTACGAATAACCTACAG TGTGTACAAAGCCGTGTACGCTGTTGCCCATGCCTTGCACAACCTGGAGCACTGTGAGCCTGGAAAGGGGCCATTCAGTGGGAATAGCTGTGCTGACATCACCAACTTTGAGCCATGGCAg cTGATGTACTACCTGAAGAACGTCCGTTTTAAAGTGCCGAACACGGATGAGGAGATCTACTTTACTGAGGGGGATGTGGAGGGCTTCTATGACATCATTAATTGGCATTTCAATAGTAATGGGGAAATATCATATGTCACTGTGGGACACTACAATGGCTCAGCCGTCCCAGAGGACAGGATGACCATAATGAACGACTCCATTGTGTGGAACAATAAGGTGTTGGAG CCTCCTCGGTCAGTGTGCAGTGAGAACTGTCAGCCCGGGACCAGGAAGGGGATTCGGCAGGGAGAGCCAGTCTGCTGCTTTGACTGTATCCCATGTGCCGATGGAGAAATCAGCAACACAATAA ACGCCCGTGAATGTATCCTGTGCAGCGGGGACTACTGGTCCAATGAAGCTCACGACACCTGCGTGCCCAAAATCATTGAGTTCTTGGCCTTTGGAGAGCCACTAGGGATCACTCTCATCGTCATCTCTGCTTTCGGAGCCCTAGTCACCATCGCTGTTGGG GTGGTGTTTATTGTGAATATTGGCACTCCTCTGGTGAAAGCCAATGATGCTCTGTTGAGTTTCTCATTGCTCTTCTCGCTGGTGGTGACCTTCCTCTGCTCCATCGTCTTCCTCGGAGAGCCTCAGAAGTGGAGCTGCATGACCAGCCAAGTAGCTCTGGCTCTGGGCTTTGCTCTCTGCCTTTCCTCCATCATGG GAAAAGCGGCAGTGTTGATGATGCGAGCCCAGGCTCTGAAAGCGGCCCGCACCAGAGCCAAAGCGGCTGCCAAAGCTGCAAAGGCTGCAGCTGAGGCGGCTGCCAACAGTGGCAGTCCTGATGTCATtgtaacaaacacaaacaacaacaatgatgtCACTGTCTCTGCTAACCCTGAAGTTGACACTCTCACCTTTGCCCACCAGAGGGCGATAGCTGCTGCGGCAACATTAATACAg GCTGTAGCATGTACAGTGTGGCTCATCATCCTCCCTCCATACCCTGTCAAGAACACTTCCGCCCAGAATATAAAGATCATTCTTGAGTGCGACGAAGGCTCTGTGGTCTTCATCTGTTGTATCTTTGCCTACGACATCCTGTTGGCTCTGCTGGCCTTCATCTTTGCCTTCATAGCCCGGAAACTGGAGGACCACTTCAG TGAGGCGAAGAGTATGACCTTCGGCATGCTGGTCTTCTTCATCGTGTGGATCTCCTTTGTCCCGGCTTACCTCAGCACACGTGGCAAGTTCATGGTGGCCGTCCAGATTTTCGCCATCCTGGCTTCCAGCTTTGGCCTGCTGACCTGCATCTTCCTGCCCAAGTGCTACGTTCTTTTGGTCAAACCTGAACGCAACACTGAGGAGATGATAAGGCCTCACACCAAACCACGTGATGGGACTTCAACTGGGACCTCAGCTTCACTCAATACAGCTGCTACTGAGGTCAATGCTACGGCAGTCATTGATGATTAG